GGCCGACCAGCTCCGGCAGCGTGACGCTCAACCCGAAACCGTGATGGATGCCCAGCTTGGCGAAGTTGGCGCTGAAACGCGCCTCGGCGCAGGTGACCCGCATCGAAGCGGTCAAGGCCAGGCCCAGACCGCCACCGACCGCGGGCCCATGGACCGCCGCGACCACGGGTGTGGCGACGGCGCAGAGCCGCGCCGCGCCCTCGTAGAGCCGAGCCGTCACCGAGGTGGAGGTCGGGCGCACGTCAGTCTGGTCTCGTGGCCCCTCGCCGCCGAGGTCGGCGCCGGCGCAGAACGAACGGCCCTCGGCGGCCAGCACCGCCGCCCGCACCGCAGAGTCGCCGTCGAAGGCCTCCAGGGCGTCGGCGATCGTCTCGACGAGCGTCGGGCTCAAGAAGTTGTGCGGCGGCCGTCGCATCTCG
This sequence is a window from Acidimicrobiales bacterium. Protein-coding genes within it:
- a CDS encoding enoyl-CoA hydratase-related protein, whose product is MSVSDVATIDVRDDGVGIIEMRRPPHNFLSPTLVETIADALEAFDGDSAVRAAVLAAEGRSFCAGADLGGEGPRDQTDVRPTSTSVTARLYEGAARLCAVATPVVAAVHGPAVGGGLGLALTASMRVTCAEARFSANFAKLGIHHGFGLSVTLPELVGPSRAALVLFTGRRFNGEEATRLGLADQCVPADRVRASAIDLAGEIAENAPLAVQAMNRTLRTGLADRVRAATAHEAAEQARLGATDDAREGVLAVAERRPGSFTGR